One window from the genome of Myxococcales bacterium encodes:
- a CDS encoding tetratricopeptide repeat protein, producing MKPRLVRFSRATFGGFVTACAVAALCMAQVTAQPGPVAPATALPSPSAAMAGLREAEALQQAGKHAEALVAARALAAQPNRPLAARGVMLAADILVATGRRAEAITMVDAAMATNPDQGLRYKRGILAQRAGDLATARKVFGFFIAESDAGRIDLQDPRALLYLAQAARYTGEYQLANDALKEAWKLDRNDAEIALVWAEVFNQKYASALAVATLEEALAVQPDHPDLLAAMAGSALAERYDLAAAYDLIEKALRGNPRHEHALLVRASIEIDKNQWEAAQQTLASVLKTNPESLEALSYAATVAWVRDQPLGYETHKKRVLALNPAYADFYRTVARSAEREHRYAAAVELLKTGLALVPGYAELEADIGLGYLRLGDEAEGMKWLQKAWQGDPYNVRTYNTLELYDETIKQEYVTRLSPSFRFRFHRDEAAVLSRYIEPTLERAFASMSKRYGFVPKTPVVIELYADRQDYAIRTVGLPDLGALGVCFGQVITAISPTHGDLNWGMVLWHELAHVFAVQLSNSRVPRWYTEGLSEYETLIVRPEWRRENDAELYAAMVHGTLPSVAELNHRFMQPDVDGVVVAYYLSAVTIEYIVNTYGFDKIVQGLRLFGKGQETPEVIAAITSRSVAQFDREFRTYLEKRLAPYKGSFVLPRKPTTALEVLKAEASAAPRDVAKQEALTAAYYYAGDAPSAEAAARATLALRGTSAVALFVLGEVAMAAEDAPTASRHFGALVKAGHDGALVRLRLAEIARALGETDQVAVQLAAAKAFDPEDSGPYQQLADAFFKQGDKARAAAELGHYVMLEQMEIAPLKRLMTIHSELGQWARVVTYGEMAMFIAPLDAEVLMMLGAAYVAEKKGAPALYTYDTVLALKATVRRPALAHVGRAQALRLLGKLADAKAAAAEALRLEPDNAEALKLR from the coding sequence ATGAAACCGAGGTTGGTCAGGTTTTCGCGTGCGACGTTTGGCGGATTTGTCACAGCGTGTGCGGTCGCGGCGTTGTGCATGGCGCAGGTGACCGCGCAGCCTGGGCCGGTCGCACCGGCAACGGCACTTCCAAGCCCATCGGCGGCGATGGCAGGGCTCCGCGAGGCCGAGGCGTTGCAGCAGGCAGGCAAGCATGCCGAGGCGTTGGTCGCAGCGCGCGCCTTGGCGGCGCAGCCCAACCGGCCCTTGGCGGCGCGCGGCGTCATGTTGGCTGCCGATATTCTCGTTGCGACGGGGCGGCGCGCTGAAGCGATCACCATGGTTGATGCGGCCATGGCCACCAACCCAGACCAAGGCCTTCGGTATAAGCGAGGCATCCTGGCGCAGCGCGCGGGCGATTTGGCGACGGCGCGCAAGGTGTTTGGTTTCTTCATTGCCGAATCAGACGCCGGGCGCATCGATTTGCAAGATCCGCGTGCCTTGCTCTATTTGGCCCAGGCGGCGCGTTACACCGGCGAGTACCAGCTTGCCAATGATGCGCTAAAGGAGGCCTGGAAGCTCGATCGCAACGATGCCGAGATCGCGCTGGTGTGGGCGGAGGTGTTTAATCAAAAGTATGCCTCCGCGTTGGCGGTGGCGACGCTTGAGGAGGCCTTGGCGGTGCAGCCCGACCATCCTGACCTGTTGGCCGCAATGGCCGGCTCGGCGCTCGCCGAGCGCTACGATCTCGCCGCGGCCTACGACTTGATCGAAAAGGCGCTGCGCGGCAATCCACGGCATGAGCATGCCTTGCTCGTGCGCGCCTCGATCGAGATCGATAAGAATCAATGGGAAGCCGCCCAGCAAACGTTGGCGTCGGTGCTGAAAACGAATCCCGAATCGCTTGAGGCCCTGAGCTATGCGGCGACCGTGGCCTGGGTGCGTGACCAGCCGCTCGGCTATGAGACGCACAAAAAACGCGTGCTCGCGCTCAACCCGGCCTATGCCGATTTCTATCGCACGGTGGCGCGTTCGGCCGAGCGCGAGCATCGCTACGCGGCCGCTGTCGAGCTGCTCAAGACCGGCTTGGCCTTGGTGCCCGGTTATGCCGAGCTTGAAGCAGATATAGGGCTTGGCTACCTGCGGCTGGGCGACGAGGCCGAAGGCATGAAATGGTTGCAAAAGGCGTGGCAGGGCGATCCGTATAATGTGCGGACCTACAACACCTTAGAGCTGTACGACGAGACCATCAAACAAGAATACGTGACGCGGCTCTCGCCCTCGTTTCGCTTTCGCTTTCATCGCGATGAGGCCGCGGTGCTGAGCCGATATATCGAGCCGACGCTTGAGCGCGCATTTGCGTCAATGTCGAAGCGCTATGGCTTCGTACCCAAGACGCCGGTGGTAATCGAACTCTATGCCGATCGGCAAGACTACGCGATTCGCACCGTCGGCCTGCCCGATTTGGGCGCGCTGGGGGTTTGTTTTGGCCAGGTCATCACCGCGATCTCGCCGACGCATGGCGACCTAAATTGGGGCATGGTGCTGTGGCACGAGCTGGCGCACGTCTTCGCGGTGCAGCTGTCCAATTCGCGCGTGCCGCGGTGGTATACCGAAGGCCTCTCAGAATACGAAACGCTCATCGTGCGGCCGGAATGGCGGCGCGAAAATGACGCCGAGCTGTACGCCGCCATGGTGCATGGCACGCTGCCCTCGGTGGCGGAGCTCAACCATCGCTTTATGCAGCCCGACGTCGACGGCGTGGTCGTCGCGTACTACCTGTCCGCGGTCACGATCGAATACATCGTCAACACCTATGGTTTTGACAAAATCGTGCAGGGCCTTCGCCTCTTTGGCAAAGGCCAAGAGACGCCGGAGGTGATCGCCGCCATAACGTCGCGCTCGGTGGCGCAGTTTGATCGCGAGTTTCGCACGTATCTCGAAAAGCGGCTCGCGCCCTATAAGGGCAGCTTCGTGCTGCCCCGCAAGCCCACCACCGCGCTGGAGGTGCTAAAGGCCGAGGCTTCTGCCGCGCCGCGCGACGTTGCGAAGCAAGAGGCGCTCACGGCGGCCTACTACTATGCAGGCGATGCGCCTAGCGCGGAAGCCGCGGCGAGGGCAACGCTGGCGCTGCGCGGCACCAGCGCCGTCGCGCTGTTCGTGCTCGGCGAGGTCGCCATGGCCGCCGAGGACGCGCCCACGGCTAGTCGCCACTTCGGCGCGCTCGTGAAGGCCGGCCATGACGGCGCGTTGGTGCGGCTGCGGCTCGCTGAGATCGCACGGGCCCTGGGCGAAACCGATCAAGTTGCCGTGCAGCTCGCGGCAGCAAAAGCGTTCGATCCCGAAGACAGCGGGCCTTACCAGCAACTGGCCGACGCCTTTTTTAAGCAAGGCGATAAGGCGCGCGCCGCGGCGGAGCTGGGTCACTACGTCATGCTCGAGCAAATGGAAATCGCGCCGCTCAAGCGCTTGATGACGATCCATAGCGAACTCGGTCAGTGGGCACGCGTGGTGACGTATGGCGAGATGGCCATGTTCATTGCGCCGCTTGATGCGGAGGTCTTGATGATGTTGGGCGCGGCCTATGTGGCGGAGAAAAAAGGCGCACCCGCGCTCTACACCTATGACACGGTGCTGGCACTAAAAGCCACCGTGCGCCGTCCGGCATTGGCCCACGTCGGGCGGGCGCAAGCGCTGCGGCTGCTCGGCAAGCTGGCAGATGCCAAGGCAGCCGCGGCCGAGGCCTTGCGCCTCGAGCCGGACAATGCCGAGGCGCTAAAGTTAAGGTGA
- a CDS encoding ATP-grasp domain-containing protein, which translates to MPASFRRLFIANRGEVAVRIARACDELGIVPVFAVSEADRDAPYTRHREIVVLGPARSAQSYLDVAKVVQAAVQTRCTALHPGWGFLSENPLLASLCEQHGITFIGPPAAAMALMGQKTPAKRAMAAAGLTMIPGSDGPLASADEAVRIADEVGYPVLLKAESGGGGRGMRIARARGEVAAAYNDAQTEARAAFGDDRVYLERLIEGGRHIEVQIMADKYGHAIHLGERDCTVQRNHQKLIEESPSPVLDEALRRATCELAAAAAAKIGYVGAGTMEFLLDQDAGRPDGGRGVLRFMEMNTRLQVEHSVSELRAGLDLVKLQIEMAAGHRLALAQGDVRLAGHAIECRINAEDPSANFAPSPGRIVRWQVPTLPGARFDTHVASGYEVPPHYDSLICKAIAYGATREAARATMIAALEGLVCEGIATTVPMHLAILRSPAFIASTYDTRSIPGWP; encoded by the coding sequence ATGCCTGCCAGTTTCCGGCGCTTATTTATCGCCAATCGCGGCGAGGTTGCGGTGCGCATCGCCAGGGCATGTGACGAGCTAGGGATCGTGCCGGTGTTCGCGGTATCTGAGGCGGATCGCGACGCTCCCTACACTCGCCATCGCGAGATTGTTGTGCTCGGCCCCGCTCGTTCGGCGCAGAGCTATCTCGACGTTGCCAAGGTGGTGCAGGCCGCGGTGCAAACGCGTTGCACCGCGCTGCATCCGGGCTGGGGCTTTCTCTCGGAAAATCCCTTGCTCGCGAGCCTGTGTGAACAGCATGGCATAACCTTTATTGGGCCACCTGCGGCGGCCATGGCGCTCATGGGGCAAAAAACGCCGGCCAAGCGCGCCATGGCGGCCGCCGGCCTGACGATGATTCCCGGCAGCGACGGCCCGCTGGCAAGCGCCGACGAAGCTGTCCGAATTGCGGACGAAGTCGGCTATCCGGTCTTGCTCAAGGCGGAATCGGGCGGCGGTGGTCGCGGCATGCGCATCGCGCGCGCGCGCGGCGAGGTCGCGGCAGCCTATAACGACGCCCAAACCGAGGCCCGCGCCGCGTTCGGCGACGACCGCGTCTATCTTGAGCGCCTCATTGAGGGCGGCCGCCACATCGAAGTCCAGATCATGGCCGACAAATATGGCCATGCGATTCACCTCGGCGAGCGCGACTGCACGGTGCAGCGCAACCATCAAAAGCTGATCGAAGAGAGCCCGTCGCCTGTGCTTGACGAGGCGCTGCGCCGCGCCACCTGCGAGCTCGCGGCGGCGGCGGCGGCCAAGATTGGCTATGTCGGCGCTGGCACCATGGAATTCTTGCTCGATCAAGACGCGGGCCGGCCTGACGGGGGTCGCGGCGTGCTGCGCTTCATGGAAATGAACACGCGCCTGCAAGTCGAACACTCGGTCAGCGAGCTGCGCGCGGGCCTCGATCTGGTCAAGCTGCAAATCGAGATGGCGGCGGGCCACCGCTTGGCGCTGGCGCAAGGCGACGTTCGGCTGGCCGGTCACGCCATCGAATGCCGCATCAACGCCGAAGATCCGTCGGCGAATTTTGCGCCGAGCCCAGGCCGCATCGTGCGCTGGCAGGTGCCCACGCTGCCCGGCGCGCGGTTTGATACGCACGTTGCGTCGGGCTACGAGGTGCCGCCGCACTACGACAGCCTCATTTGCAAGGCGATCGCTTACGGCGCCACGCGCGAGGCAGCCCGCGCAACCATGATCGCCGCGCTAGAGGGCCTGGTCTGCGAAGGCATCGCCACGACGGTGCCGATGCACCTGGCCATCTTGCGTTCGCCCGCCTTCATCGCGAGCACCTACGATACGCGCAGCATTCCCGGGTGGCCATAG
- a CDS encoding propionyl-CoA carboxylase, producing MSFVPLTTIGTPLASLLDEATRAERAEATAKHDATLTARRHQVHEGWGAAYVERVHKKGKLTVRERLAQLIDPGSEPFEVGTFVNYGQTFPGDQISPAAGVVTAFARIEQRWCMVIGNDNTVASGAWWPRTPEKIQRAQTMALRLRLPVVYLVDCSGLFLPEQAKTFPGLHGAGHIFKMNSELSAAGVPQVAGVFGDCIAGGGYMPMISDRVYMTEQAYMVIAGAALIKGAKSQKITSLDIGGPEVHVHQSGCADVRVPDDETLLISIRREIAMLPSSGAAYYRHGAQAMAPRYAPRELASLMPNDYREVYDAHQVLARLVDQSLFWECMPQVGEEMICGVARLGGLYAGLIINRQGLVGNPEHPEQPRPGGILYRAGIAKISAFARACNDDGIPLIWLQDISGFDIGAEAERLGLLAYGSSLIYTNSTNTVPTFTVLLRKASGAGYYAMSGLPFEPVVQLSTPIARQSVMEGRTLAIAAFNTKLDDDFQIVTQDTNERGKIEAGMREVETRIEGDMDPYAAARQLDTDEIVSLSELRTWLVNLTEMAYQATGHRRVKNPRIWSMHDLKELVGGLR from the coding sequence ATGTCATTTGTTCCCTTAACCACCATCGGCACCCCGCTGGCCTCGTTGCTCGACGAGGCAACTCGCGCCGAACGCGCCGAGGCGACTGCCAAGCACGACGCAACGCTAACGGCGCGGCGCCACCAAGTCCACGAGGGCTGGGGTGCGGCCTACGTCGAGCGCGTGCACAAAAAAGGCAAGCTCACCGTGCGCGAGCGTTTGGCTCAGCTCATCGACCCAGGCAGCGAACCCTTTGAGGTCGGCACCTTTGTAAACTACGGCCAAACCTTTCCTGGCGATCAAATTTCGCCGGCGGCCGGCGTCGTCACGGCGTTTGCGCGTATCGAGCAGCGCTGGTGCATGGTGATCGGCAATGACAACACCGTCGCCTCCGGCGCGTGGTGGCCGCGCACCCCCGAGAAAATCCAGCGCGCGCAGACCATGGCGCTGCGCCTGCGCCTGCCAGTGGTCTATCTCGTCGATTGCTCGGGGCTCTTTTTGCCCGAGCAGGCCAAGACCTTTCCCGGCCTGCACGGCGCCGGGCATATCTTTAAGATGAACAGCGAGCTGTCGGCGGCGGGCGTGCCGCAAGTAGCGGGCGTCTTTGGCGACTGCATCGCCGGCGGCGGCTATATGCCGATGATCAGCGATCGGGTCTATATGACAGAGCAGGCGTACATGGTCATTGCGGGTGCCGCGCTGATTAAGGGCGCCAAGAGCCAGAAGATCACCTCGCTCGACATCGGCGGGCCAGAAGTGCACGTTCATCAATCGGGCTGTGCCGATGTCCGCGTTCCGGACGATGAGACGCTGCTGATTTCAATCCGCCGCGAAATCGCCATGCTGCCGTCGTCGGGCGCGGCCTATTATCGCCACGGCGCCCAGGCCATGGCGCCGCGTTATGCGCCGCGCGAGCTCGCCTCGCTCATGCCCAACGATTATCGCGAGGTCTACGACGCGCATCAAGTGTTGGCGCGGCTCGTCGACCAAAGCCTGTTTTGGGAATGCATGCCGCAGGTCGGCGAAGAGATGATCTGCGGCGTCGCGCGGCTGGGAGGCCTCTACGCCGGGCTCATCATCAATCGCCAGGGGCTGGTTGGCAATCCCGAGCATCCCGAGCAGCCACGCCCCGGCGGCATTCTCTATCGCGCCGGCATCGCCAAGATCAGCGCCTTTGCGCGCGCCTGCAATGACGACGGCATACCGCTGATCTGGCTGCAGGACATCTCGGGCTTTGACATTGGCGCCGAGGCCGAGCGTCTGGGCCTGCTCGCCTATGGCTCGAGTCTGATCTACACCAACAGCACCAACACGGTGCCGACGTTTACCGTGCTGCTGCGCAAGGCCTCCGGCGCCGGGTATTACGCCATGAGCGGCCTGCCGTTTGAGCCCGTGGTACAGCTCTCGACGCCGATCGCGCGGCAGAGCGTGATGGAGGGCCGCACGCTGGCGATCGCCGCGTTTAACACCAAGCTCGACGACGACTTCCAGATCGTGACGCAAGATACGAACGAGCGCGGCAAGATCGAAGCCGGCATGCGCGAGGTCGAAACGCGCATCGAGGGCGACATGGACCCGTATGCGGCCGCGCGCCAGCTAGATACCGATGAAATCGTCTCGCTGTCCGAATTGCGGACATGGCTCGTGAACCTCACCGAAATGGCGTATCAGGCCACGGGCCATCGCCGGGTGAAAAACCCTCGCATCTGGTCGATGCACGACTTGAAAGAATTGGTTGGAGGCCTGCGATGA
- a CDS encoding dihydroorotase, whose amino-acid sequence MTDAQQPFDLLIHGGEVVVPGGRFAIDIGVRAGKIAALGNLGDVAALQTYDAKGLCVLPGIIDAQVHFREPGMEHKEDLASGTAAAVLGGVTSVLEMPNTDPPTISAPDLADKVARAAGRAACDIGFFVGATPHNVHDLDTLEELPACVGVKVFMGSSTGRLLVASDEDLAQVLSHGRRRVALHAEDEDRLRLRKKLAEAEGHVSAHPLWRDVETARLATARAIALAKRYGRRIHILHVTSADEIPLIAGNRDWVTAEVCVQHLTLAAPECYERLGTLAQMNPPIRDASHQEALWSALNEGVFDMVTTDHAPHTLEEEGKPYPQSPSGMPGVQTLLPLMLDHVHQGRLSLEKLVDVLCDGPARVWNIAGKGRIAVGYDADFCIADLAATHTLANRDMASKVGWTPFDGMRVTGKPLATIVRGQFAMRDGQVMEPRVGKPLRYMDTLMPQRNRAPSRPLSFR is encoded by the coding sequence ATGACGGATGCACAGCAACCCTTTGACTTACTTATCCACGGCGGCGAGGTCGTGGTGCCAGGCGGCCGCTTCGCCATCGACATCGGCGTCCGCGCGGGCAAGATCGCCGCGCTAGGCAACCTTGGTGACGTCGCCGCGTTGCAGACGTATGATGCCAAGGGCCTGTGCGTGCTGCCGGGCATTATTGATGCCCAGGTTCACTTTCGCGAACCTGGAATGGAACACAAAGAAGACCTCGCCAGCGGCACGGCGGCGGCGGTCTTGGGCGGCGTGACCTCGGTGCTGGAAATGCCCAACACCGACCCACCCACCATCAGCGCGCCCGATTTGGCGGACAAGGTCGCGCGCGCCGCCGGCCGCGCCGCGTGTGACATTGGCTTCTTTGTCGGCGCGACGCCACACAACGTGCATGACCTCGACACGCTCGAAGAACTGCCGGCGTGCGTTGGCGTCAAAGTTTTTATGGGCAGCTCGACGGGGCGCTTGCTGGTCGCGTCGGATGAGGATTTGGCGCAGGTGCTATCGCACGGACGGCGCCGCGTCGCGCTGCATGCCGAAGACGAAGACCGCCTGCGGCTGCGAAAAAAGCTCGCCGAGGCCGAAGGCCATGTCAGCGCGCATCCGCTGTGGCGCGACGTCGAAACCGCGCGCCTAGCCACCGCGCGCGCGATTGCCTTGGCAAAGCGCTATGGCCGCCGCATTCATATCTTGCACGTCACCTCGGCTGATGAGATTCCGCTCATCGCAGGCAATCGCGACTGGGTGACCGCTGAGGTTTGCGTGCAGCATCTGACGCTCGCGGCGCCTGAATGCTACGAACGCCTCGGCACGCTAGCGCAGATGAATCCGCCGATTCGCGACGCCTCGCACCAGGAAGCGCTGTGGAGCGCGCTCAACGAAGGCGTGTTTGACATGGTGACCACCGACCATGCGCCGCACACGCTGGAGGAAGAAGGCAAGCCCTATCCGCAAAGCCCTTCTGGCATGCCCGGCGTGCAAACCCTGCTGCCGCTCATGCTCGACCACGTCCACCAAGGCCGGCTCTCGCTGGAGAAGCTGGTCGATGTCCTGTGCGATGGCCCGGCGCGCGTGTGGAACATCGCCGGCAAGGGGCGCATCGCGGTCGGCTACGACGCTGATTTTTGCATTGCCGACCTAGCGGCGACGCATACGCTTGCCAACCGCGACATGGCGAGCAAGGTCGGGTGGACGCCCTTTGATGGCATGCGCGTAACCGGCAAGCCGCTCGCCACCATCGTGCGCGGACAGTTTGCCATGCGCGACGGCCAGGTGATGGAGCCGCGCGTCGGCAAGCCCTTGCGCTACATGGACACGCTGATGCCTCAGCGCAACCGCGCGCCGTCGCGGCCCTTGAGTTTTCGTTAA
- a CDS encoding YkgJ family cysteine cluster protein: protein MPKAARECTQCGACCVAPDITALGKPIGVPCKHLGDDLRCTIYETRPSVCRGYQADELCELIAAPTLPQRVRKYLDVFGIA, encoded by the coding sequence ATGCCGAAAGCCGCCCGCGAATGCACCCAGTGCGGCGCCTGCTGCGTGGCGCCTGATATCACGGCGCTAGGCAAACCGATCGGCGTGCCGTGCAAACACCTTGGCGATGACCTGCGCTGCACCATCTATGAGACCAGGCCCAGCGTGTGTCGCGGCTACCAGGCCGACGAGCTATGCGAACTAATTGCCGCGCCTACCCTGCCTCAGCGCGTACGCAAATACCTCGACGTGTTCGGCATCGCCTAG
- a CDS encoding DUF1328 domain-containing protein — MFYWAVIWFVLAVISAVFAYAGFPYVVAVIAKVVLAFSTSFAIACFAMGRRPKKNSPLH; from the coding sequence ATGTTTTATTGGGCAGTCATATGGTTTGTCCTGGCCGTGATTTCGGCGGTCTTCGCGTACGCTGGCTTTCCGTACGTCGTTGCCGTCATCGCCAAGGTCGTGCTTGCATTTTCGACGTCCTTTGCGATCGCATGCTTTGCCATGGGGCGCCGGCCTAAGAAGAATTCGCCATTGCACTAA
- a CDS encoding PspC domain-containing protein: MNKILHINISGQIIAIQAPAYEVLQAYLASLRQHFAAEEGSEEIINDIEGRIAEMLSEKIRGGLPAIDIEAVNAVANTMGHPADFARDAGEDMGGVRDRQAAGQGDAAGGAGAAASTAAYGADPSPSPKRLYRDSKDRWIGGVCSGIANYLNVDTTLVRFLFAVISFGGFGLGFLIYLALWILLPEKDLEDGSGSRLFRNPDDKILGGVCSGIAAYLGKEPKLVRWVFSAPLIINAFIAFGAWMLFLFSDSSAPALISSSLVSTMVFAYVVLWIVLPEAGTPYDKMRMRREAVDINAIKQRVQAGLAVAKQRMVAVGDEVRTRSQQWQAQNGWGANSGAAGAAGDGDVEDAQYVAGTGSAMPGVVVAARRHPVSTGIGHAIRVLFQVFFLFIAGVMAFSLFVTLFALAIGSAAWWPLRDYLWSSAWQETLAWATAVLFFLVPALGFVIWLFRRVVGAGRNAALGWTFGGLWALGWVSATLFAVNISGDLRTYEHVEQQLTAPPLAPTDVMRLTVSQPRPTYNNWWVQGDLNGWDVDEQTMKLSIVRVSFRKSAGDGYAVAVRKFAAGTSEAAAKARAEKTQYQATWQGDTLDLGSHFLITPTEKFRGQNIEVVVDVPVGRQVRVDASVGEKLAFGDAETWHADWPGEARGDAHGHAHGEWHGKGLPDGEEPNEFLYDFELVPDTNYVMGSDGKLRPSPVALPAGEPAAAKPVVDAAAAQIPAASPVAVPADVAPELRLTGPKPPTAPTRPAPKRTPTRRAPARDDRIETLDLSTRE; this comes from the coding sequence ATGAACAAGATCTTACACATCAATATTAGCGGCCAAATCATCGCGATCCAGGCCCCGGCATACGAGGTCTTGCAAGCCTATCTCGCGAGTCTGCGCCAGCATTTTGCGGCCGAAGAGGGCAGCGAAGAGATCATCAACGATATCGAGGGTCGCATCGCGGAGATGCTAAGCGAGAAGATTCGCGGCGGCTTGCCCGCAATTGATATCGAGGCGGTAAATGCCGTGGCAAACACGATGGGGCATCCGGCAGATTTTGCGCGCGATGCCGGCGAAGACATGGGCGGCGTACGCGACCGCCAAGCGGCGGGACAAGGCGATGCCGCAGGCGGGGCAGGTGCGGCGGCATCTACGGCAGCTTATGGCGCGGATCCATCGCCGTCACCCAAGCGGCTCTACCGCGACTCAAAAGATCGGTGGATCGGCGGCGTCTGCAGCGGCATCGCCAACTACCTCAACGTCGATACGACCTTGGTTCGGTTCCTCTTTGCCGTGATCAGCTTTGGCGGCTTTGGCCTCGGCTTTCTGATCTATCTCGCGCTGTGGATCTTGTTGCCTGAAAAAGATTTAGAGGACGGCAGCGGTAGCCGGCTATTTCGCAATCCCGATGACAAGATTCTCGGTGGCGTCTGCAGCGGCATCGCGGCCTATCTCGGAAAGGAGCCCAAGCTGGTGCGGTGGGTCTTTAGCGCGCCGCTCATCATCAATGCCTTCATTGCGTTTGGCGCTTGGATGCTCTTTCTGTTTTCCGATAGCTCTGCGCCCGCACTGATTTCGTCCAGCCTGGTGAGCACGATGGTGTTTGCGTACGTCGTGCTGTGGATCGTGCTGCCCGAGGCAGGGACGCCTTATGACAAGATGCGCATGCGCCGCGAGGCGGTTGATATCAACGCGATCAAGCAGCGCGTGCAGGCAGGCCTTGCGGTAGCCAAGCAGCGCATGGTCGCCGTCGGCGACGAGGTGCGAACGCGCTCGCAGCAATGGCAGGCACAAAACGGGTGGGGCGCGAATAGCGGCGCGGCCGGCGCGGCCGGCGACGGCGACGTCGAAGACGCACAGTATGTTGCGGGCACCGGCTCGGCTATGCCAGGCGTTGTCGTTGCTGCCCGCCGGCATCCGGTTTCGACCGGCATCGGCCACGCCATCCGCGTGCTGTTTCAAGTGTTTTTCTTATTCATCGCCGGGGTCATGGCGTTTAGCTTGTTTGTCACCCTGTTTGCGCTCGCGATTGGCAGCGCCGCTTGGTGGCCGCTGCGCGACTATCTGTGGAGCAGTGCGTGGCAGGAAACCTTGGCATGGGCCACCGCGGTATTGTTTTTCTTGGTGCCGGCGCTGGGGTTTGTCATCTGGCTCTTTAGGCGCGTGGTGGGTGCGGGGCGCAACGCGGCGCTGGGATGGACCTTTGGCGGGCTATGGGCCTTGGGGTGGGTGAGCGCGACCTTATTTGCGGTGAATATATCGGGCGATCTGCGCACGTATGAGCACGTCGAGCAGCAGCTCACCGCGCCGCCGCTGGCGCCCACCGATGTCATGCGGTTGACCGTCAGCCAACCGCGCCCGACGTACAACAATTGGTGGGTCCAAGGCGATCTAAATGGTTGGGATGTCGACGAGCAAACGATGAAGCTGTCGATTGTGCGCGTTTCGTTTCGCAAAAGCGCGGGCGATGGCTATGCGGTGGCGGTGCGCAAATTTGCCGCGGGCACCAGCGAAGCGGCGGCCAAGGCGCGGGCCGAAAAAACCCAGTACCAGGCGACGTGGCAGGGCGATACGCTCGACCTCGGCAGCCATTTTTTAATCACGCCGACCGAGAAATTTCGTGGCCAAAATATTGAGGTAGTCGTCGACGTGCCCGTTGGCCGCCAGGTGCGCGTCGACGCCTCCGTCGGCGAGAAGCTCGCCTTTGGCGACGCGGAAACATGGCATGCCGATTGGCCCGGCGAAGCGCGTGGTGATGCACATGGTCATGCGCATGGTGAGTGGCATGGCAAAGGGCTTCCCGATGGCGAGGAACCCAATGAATTCCTCTACGACTTTGAACTCGTGCCCGACACCAACTACGTCATGGGCAGCGACGGCAAACTGCGGCCGTCACCTGTCGCGCTCCCCGCGGGCGAGCCAGCCGCAGCCAAGCCAGTCGTCGATGCGGCCGCCGCGCAAATTCCGGCCGCGAGCCCCGTCGCTGTCCCCGCCGACGTTGCGCCAGAGCTGCGCCTCACCGGACCGAAGCCGCCAACAGCACCGACGCGGCCTGCCCCAAAACGTACACCTACCCGACGCGCGCCGGCCCGTGACGATCGCATCGAGACATTGGACCTAAGCACCCGCGAATAG
- a CDS encoding PadR family transcriptional regulator, translated as MDVENTQSQMRKGILEYCILAIISRGEAYPTDILDEMRRANLRILEGTLYPLLTRLKNAGMLSYRWVESNAGPPRKYFSLTPQGDAFFKALQQTWQELAGAVHALAATPARPLNVATPGDAP; from the coding sequence ATGGATGTAGAGAACACACAAAGCCAGATGCGCAAGGGCATCCTCGAGTACTGCATCCTCGCGATCATCTCGCGCGGGGAGGCGTACCCGACCGACATCTTAGATGAGATGCGACGCGCGAACCTGCGCATTCTGGAGGGGACGCTGTATCCCCTCCTGACCCGGCTCAAGAACGCCGGCATGCTCAGCTATCGCTGGGTCGAGAGCAACGCAGGCCCGCCGCGGAAATACTTTTCGCTGACGCCGCAGGGCGACGCATTTTTTAAAGCCTTGCAGCAAACCTGGCAAGAGCTGGCCGGCGCCGTGCACGCGCTGGCCGCCACGCCCGCCCGTCCTTTGAACGTTGCCACGCCTGGAGACGCACCATGA